From a single Pleurodeles waltl isolate 20211129_DDA chromosome 8, aPleWal1.hap1.20221129, whole genome shotgun sequence genomic region:
- the LOC138248654 gene encoding uncharacterized protein, producing the protein MGFQEDPEAEAVILQPSGVSSGAVSAPMDLCDSQDFRGASECEANAENITEEREPLEGSAPKEGIPGIEMQDVYELQPGYICIGRLIFVLVKERIAEIQPVTLRCLNISEPSALLQCNCHECIAKWCINGRLNASVKCWALDKDHKRKLRLSPETGVHEALENMTVDYLTNKGSALSYLELYELLNYISILSVQSYRRGEREVMSRAIESIAIKISMFVSLRVCKGTCSE; encoded by the exons atgggcttccaggaggaccccgaggcagaggccgttattttacaaccatcaggtgtaagttcaggcgctgtttctgccccaatggacctctgcgactcccaagatttcagaggagcctctgagtgtgaagcgaatgctgag aacataacagaagaaagagagcctctagaagggtcagctccaaag gaggggattccgggtatcgagatgcaagatgtctatgagttacaaccgggctacatctgtatcgggagattgatttttgtgctggttaaagaaagaatagctgaaatacagcctgtgactctgcgatgtctgaacatttcggaaccttcggccttgttgcaatgtaactgccatgagtgtatcgccaagtggtgtatcaatggccggctaaacgcatctgttaaatgctgggccttggacaaagaccacaagcgcaagttaagactttcacctgagacgggggtgcatgaggctttggagaacatgactgtagattatctcacaaataaaggttctgcattgtcctatctagaactgtatgaactgttgaattatatcagtatcctgagcgttcagagttatagacgtggggaacgggaagtcatgtctagagctattgagagtatagctataaaaatatcaatgtttgtgtcgcttagggtttgtaaaggaacatgctctgagtaa